From the Octadecabacter antarcticus 307 genome, one window contains:
- a CDS encoding DUF2160 domain-containing protein: protein MDWMAWTWPTATFFAIIAVTLITFTVLAIKYPEVPRTGILRIETTRGDRLFITLLGSAFLNLAWLGLFSAPQWGALIVCLFYAIAVFRWV, encoded by the coding sequence ATGGACTGGATGGCTTGGACTTGGCCCACCGCCACTTTCTTCGCAATTATCGCAGTCACTTTGATCACCTTTACGGTGCTTGCGATCAAATATCCCGAAGTGCCACGCACTGGTATTCTTCGGATCGAAACGACGCGGGGTGACAGATTGTTTATCACGCTACTGGGCTCTGCCTTTCTTAATTTGGCTTGGCTCGGATTGTTCAGCGCTCCGCAATGGGGGGCGCTGATCGTGTGCTTATTTTATGCCATCGCGGTTTTCCGTTGGGTCTAG